The following proteins are encoded in a genomic region of Chitinophagales bacterium:
- a CDS encoding transketolase, which yields MSNSHQEIRTQIRRDILHMVYNVKSGHPGGSLGCVEFFTAMYFDVMDYSEKFDMTGKNQDVFYLSNGHISPVWYSTMARRGLIPLEELNTFRKIDTRLQGHPTTAEHLDHVRIASGSLGQGLSAACGHALAKKMNGEDKTVFVLMGDGELQEGQVWEAAMFAASNKVNNLVGIIDWNGQQIDGTVDSVVSLGDLNAKWLSFGWEVIEVDGHDYDQLRTTLLNAKNFSYREKPLCILMKTIMGKGVDFMENNHKWHGSPPNKEQFEAAMAQLPSSLADF from the coding sequence ATGTCTAATTCCCATCAAGAAATTCGAACACAAATACGCAGGGATATCCTTCACATGGTTTATAATGTCAAAAGTGGTCACCCAGGCGGCTCTTTGGGTTGTGTAGAGTTTTTTACTGCAATGTATTTTGATGTAATGGACTATTCAGAAAAATTTGATATGACGGGTAAGAACCAAGATGTTTTTTATCTATCCAATGGACATATTTCTCCAGTCTGGTATAGTACCATGGCACGAAGAGGTTTGATACCTTTAGAAGAATTAAACACATTTCGAAAAATAGATACCAGACTTCAAGGTCATCCCACCACTGCAGAGCATTTAGATCATGTACGCATTGCTTCAGGCTCTCTGGGTCAAGGGCTTAGCGCTGCCTGTGGTCATGCTTTGGCAAAGAAAATGAACGGGGAAGACAAGACTGTATTTGTTTTGATGGGTGATGGTGAATTGCAGGAAGGTCAAGTATGGGAAGCAGCCATGTTTGCAGCTAGTAATAAGGTCAATAATCTTGTCGGAATCATAGATTGGAATGGTCAGCAGATTGATGGCACAGTTGATAGTGTCGTGAGTTTGGGTGATCTCAATGCGAAATGGTTGAGCTTCGGCTGGGAGGTGATAGAGGTCGATGGTCATGATTATGACCAATTGAGAACGACTCTTTTAAATGCAAAAAACTTTTCCTATAGGGAAAAGCCGCTCTGTATTTTGATGAAAACTATAATGGGCAAAGGAGTGGACTTTATGGAAAATAATCACAAATGGCATGGTTCGCCACCCAATAAAGAGCAATTTGAAGCGGCAATGGCACAACTGCCCAGTTCGCTAGCTGATTTTTAA
- a CDS encoding gliding motility-associated C-terminal domain-containing protein, whose amino-acid sequence MKKLSNLLNFWRWIVLCIFSISYSTAKSQCRIECNTNAGIYSDNNARTIAYDNMGSGFHSTFVSEKNGFRVWGENMQNNGTGHHLSPVTINSTNYPALTGTVYFVGIGSEWAGNVQLIVLTSTGLFASGTPGAVLSTGIKSTNTFSKLTINGKTDGLPSGIIPDSVKMMFVCAETIIITTCGGRVFVLAQSARVRGDLSVSSSSANTWSQVMRAAGQPLTNIIATRGTDRAAFALAADSTIWTWGDNVLLGNSTARVNRDYASQMTKPSGLGGIKMIQMTNFNFNYTFNQTSYYVLGTNNRIYSLGENNNGQLGDNTTTNRLAWVNVLNPNGTTVTDATWITANEHDPNLPNLGFIRSNAQMVTCGNNSIAMIGRVNGTATLIGATNHPDIPSGINSNDTILFCEIGGHTSSYIKYNTLRYGYVGHRVNGSVGDNSAVNSTLTSVNFVIPPIINVCGTRCDTPQIYGKPFNCNDSVMYFVIKSKSGNKVKYEINNNPADSVIIGISDSVILTLTNIGASQTLKILKVENIACNLSVAVNDTLKFTTRKDSFRTICSNQSVVFNGNILNTTGVYRDTFINSKGCDSFLVLHLTVNDTTKKDSFLAICRYNPIVFNGQTVSTSGVYRDTFINARGCDSFLYLHLTVNDTSRKDSFRTICKNQPIIFNGNSLNVSGIYRDTFVNSKGCDSFLVLNLTVNDTTKKDSFRTICKNQSVVFNGQTLNNSGVYRDTFVNSKGCDSFLYLHLTVNDTTRKDSFRTICKNQSVVFNGQTLNTTGVYRDTFVNSKGCDSFLVLNLTVNDTTKKDSFLAICRYNPIVFNGQTLSTSGVYRDTFVNARGCDSFLYLHLTVNDTSRKDSFRTICKNQPIIFNGNSLNVSGIYRDTFVNSKGCDSFLVLNLTVNDTTKKDSFRTICKNQSVVFNGQTLNTTGVYRDTFMNSKGCDSFLYLHLTVNDTTRKDSFRTICKNQSVVFNGNILNTTGVYRDTFVNAKGCDSFLVLHLTVNDTTKKDSFLAICRYNPIVFNGQTLSTSGVYRDTFVNARGCDSFLYLYLTVNDTSRKDSFRTICKNQPIIFNGNSLNISGMYRDTFVNAKGCDSFLVLNLTVNDTTKKDSFRTICKNQSVVFNGNILNTTGVYRDTFVNSKGCDSFLYLHLTVNDTTRKDSFRTICKNQPITFNGNILNTTGIYKDTFVNAKGCDSFLYLHLTVNDTTKKDSFLAICRYNPIVFNGQTLSISGVYRDTFVNVRGCDSFLYLHLTVNDTSRKDSFRTICKNQPIIFNGNSLNISGIYRDTFVNSKGCDSFLVLNLTVNDTTKKDSFRTICKNQSMVFNGQTLSTTGVYRDTFMNSKGCDSFLYLHLTVNDTTRKDSFRTICKNQSVVFNGQTLNTTGVYRDTFMNSKGCDSFLVLNLTVNDTTKKDSFLAICRYNPIVFNGQTLNTNGVYRDTFVNARGCDSFLYLHLTVNDTSRKDSFRTICKNQPIIFNGNSLNISGVYRDTFVNAKSCDSFLVLNLTVNDTTKKDSFRTICKNQSVVFNGQTLNNSGVYRDTFVNSKGCDSFLYLHLTVNDTTRKDSFKTICRNQSVVFNGNILNTTGVYRDTFVNSKGCDSFLVLNLTVNDTTKKDSFLAICRYNPIVFNGQTLSTSGVYRDTFVNARGCDSFLYLHLTVNDTSRKDSFRTICKNQPIIFNGNSLNVSGMYRDTFVNSKGCDSFLVLNLTVNDTTRKDSFRTICKNQMVTFNGQNLNTTGIYKDTFTNSKGCDSFFYLHLTVNDTTRKDSFKTICKNQSVVFNGNILNTTGIYKDTFVNAKGCDSFLVLHLTVNDTTNYFFTKSICQGDSFYFNSNFRLNSGNFKDTLINIAGCDSFVYLQLTVNPLPIANAGRDTIRINCSGDSVQLGSASIPNHSYRWFPDLNLSNGRIAQPYSKVANTTTYYMTIMNDITNCENTDTIKITVRESQMVVESITYNLKCKNSRDGMINLQAKKGFAPYQYKLSQMVYQDSGLFKNLPAGFNQYTVRDMKSCLFSDTFSLAEPTAIETVSKIRKHLTCYQSNDGEIEIIISGGTPPYSYLWTPSGDKDSVLKNLSATTYSLVLLDSNKCYYTDTVVLSEPPPIVIQDTIQKRNPCFGDSLGSIEVKLAGGTQPYRYLWSNGKREPKIQNLKQDTFYLKVTDTNNCIENFKIPLIKDPMPLLFDSLGSEMLNCQDFTNINLSGIGGTKPYVYSIDSGISFRSQKIFRVSEARLYHVQIMDANKCLTRDTHRVKGTEKIEIEVYPKDTVVGMGEPVELGYRYIKGDSTKVQSFIWKPGDGLSCTDCRNPIATPYVPMIYTIEVIYNDNCYHSDNARIRHTLDELFIPNAFSPDGPNIENQTLRIYSNNIYKAKLSIFNRWGEKIFESLEAHRIGWDGTYKGKKLNYDVFVYSAEIIYLSGRKVVKSGEVTLIR is encoded by the coding sequence GTGAAGAAATTAAGTAATTTACTTAACTTTTGGAGATGGATTGTTTTATGCATCTTCTCCATTTCCTACTCTACAGCCAAGAGTCAATGTCGTATTGAGTGTAATACGAATGCAGGAATTTATTCGGACAACAATGCTCGTACCATTGCTTATGACAATATGGGCTCGGGTTTTCATTCGACCTTTGTTTCAGAGAAAAATGGATTTAGAGTATGGGGTGAAAACATGCAGAATAATGGTACAGGTCATCACTTATCACCTGTAACAATCAATAGTACTAACTACCCAGCCTTGACTGGAACTGTTTATTTCGTTGGAATTGGTTCTGAATGGGCGGGAAATGTTCAACTCATCGTTTTAACATCAACTGGTTTATTTGCAAGTGGAACACCTGGCGCAGTTCTTAGTACTGGAATAAAATCTACCAATACTTTTTCAAAATTGACTATAAATGGGAAAACTGATGGATTACCATCTGGAATTATACCTGATAGTGTAAAAATGATGTTTGTTTGTGCTGAAACTATCATCATTACTACCTGTGGAGGAAGAGTATTTGTCCTAGCACAAAGCGCTCGTGTAAGAGGAGACCTCAGTGTAAGCAGCAGTTCAGCTAATACGTGGAGTCAAGTGATGCGAGCTGCTGGGCAACCTTTAACCAATATCATTGCGACACGAGGAACGGATAGAGCTGCCTTTGCGTTAGCTGCAGATTCCACTATTTGGACATGGGGAGATAATGTTTTACTAGGCAATAGCACTGCAAGAGTCAACAGAGATTATGCTAGCCAAATGACTAAACCAAGCGGCCTGGGTGGCATTAAGATGATTCAAATGACAAATTTCAATTTCAATTATACCTTTAACCAAACTTCATACTATGTTCTAGGGACGAATAATAGAATCTATTCATTAGGTGAAAATAACAATGGGCAATTAGGCGACAATACTACTACAAATAGACTAGCCTGGGTCAATGTACTCAATCCCAATGGAACCACTGTAACAGATGCTACATGGATTACAGCCAATGAACACGACCCCAATTTGCCTAACTTAGGCTTTATACGTTCGAATGCCCAAATGGTGACTTGTGGAAACAATTCGATAGCCATGATAGGTAGAGTCAATGGCACAGCGACTTTAATTGGAGCTACAAATCACCCAGATATTCCGAGTGGTATAAATTCGAATGACACTATTTTATTCTGTGAAATTGGCGGGCATACCTCATCTTACATAAAATATAATACTCTTCGATATGGTTATGTTGGACATAGAGTGAATGGTTCAGTAGGAGATAATAGCGCAGTGAACAGTACATTAACTAGTGTCAATTTTGTGATACCACCTATTATCAATGTGTGTGGTACCCGCTGTGATACTCCCCAAATATATGGCAAACCATTTAACTGCAATGATAGTGTTATGTATTTTGTCATTAAAAGTAAATCGGGAAATAAGGTAAAATATGAAATCAATAATAATCCAGCAGATAGTGTGATTATTGGTATTTCCGACTCTGTAATTCTAACCTTAACGAATATAGGCGCTAGTCAAACCTTGAAGATTTTAAAAGTAGAAAATATTGCATGCAACCTTTCTGTTGCGGTTAATGACACCTTGAAATTTACTACCCGAAAAGATAGCTTTAGAACCATTTGTAGTAATCAATCGGTAGTATTTAATGGAAATATTCTCAATACTACAGGCGTCTATCGTGATACTTTTATAAACTCAAAAGGCTGTGATAGCTTCTTAGTGCTGCATTTAACCGTCAATGATACCACCAAAAAAGATTCCTTCCTCGCTATCTGTCGCTACAACCCGATTGTATTCAATGGACAAACTGTAAGTACTAGTGGGGTTTATCGAGATACGTTCATCAATGCCCGTGGTTGCGATAGTTTCCTCTATCTGCATTTAACTGTGAATGATACTTCGCGCAAAGATAGCTTCCGAACAATTTGCAAAAATCAACCGATTATTTTCAATGGAAATAGTTTGAATGTTTCTGGAATTTATCGAGATACGTTCGTAAATTCAAAAGGATGTGATAGCTTTTTAGTTTTGAACTTGACTGTGAATGATACGACCAAAAAAGATAGTTTTAGAACGATTTGTAAAAATCAATCGGTGGTGTTTAATGGACAAACTTTGAATAATAGTGGCGTCTATCGTGATACTTTCGTGAACTCAAAAGGCTGTGATAGCTTCTTGTATCTCCATTTAACAGTCAATGATACTACCCGAAAAGATAGCTTTAGAACGATTTGCAAAAATCAGTCAGTGGTATTTAATGGACAAACCTTGAATACCACAGGAGTCTATCGTGATACTTTTGTGAACTCAAAAGGCTGCGATAGCTTTTTGGTTTTGAACTTGACAGTCAATGATACCACCAAAAAAGATTCCTTCCTCGCTATCTGTCGCTACAATCCGATTGTATTTAATGGACAGACTTTAAGTACTAGTGGGGTTTATCGAGATACGTTCGTCAATGCCCGAGGTTGCGATAGTTTCCTCTATCTTCATTTAACTGTTAATGATACTTCGCGCAAAGATAGTTTCCGAACGATTTGTAAAAATCAACCGATTATTTTCAATGGAAATAGTTTGAATGTTTCTGGAATTTATCGAGATACGTTCGTAAATTCAAAAGGCTGCGATAGCTTTTTGGTTTTGAACTTGACAGTCAATGACACGACCAAAAAAGATAGCTTTAGAACGATTTGCAAAAATCAGTCAGTGGTATTTAATGGACAAACCTTGAATACCACAGGCGTCTATCGTGATACCTTCATGAACTCTAAAGGCTGCGATAGCTTCTTGTATCTGCATTTGACCGTCAACGATACTACCCGAAAAGACAGCTTTAGAACCATTTGTAAAAATCAATCGGTAGTATTTAATGGAAATATTCTCAATACAACAGGCGTCTATCGTGATACTTTTGTTAATGCCAAAGGCTGCGATAGTTTCTTGGTGCTGCATTTAACCGTCAATGATACCACCAAAAAAGATTCCTTCCTCGCTATCTGTCGTTACAACCCGATTGTATTTAATGGACAGACTTTGAGTACCAGTGGGGTTTATCGAGATACGTTCGTCAATGCCCGAGGGTGCGATAGTTTCCTCTATCTGTATTTAACTGTGAATGACACTTCGCGCAAAGATAGCTTCCGAACGATTTGTAAAAATCAACCGATTATTTTCAATGGAAATAGTTTGAATATTTCTGGAATGTATCGAGACACCTTTGTCAATGCCAAAGGCTGCGATAGCTTCTTGGTTCTTAACTTGACAGTCAATGATACGACCAAAAAGGATAGCTTTAGAACTATTTGTAAAAATCAATCGGTGGTATTTAATGGAAATATTCTCAATACAACGGGTGTTTATCGGGATACCTTCGTTAACTCAAAAGGCTGCGATAGCTTCTTGTATCTCCATTTAACAGTCAATGATACTACCCGTAAAGATAGTTTTAGAACCATTTGCAAAAATCAACCCATTACGTTTAATGGAAATATTCTCAATACTACAGGTATATATAAAGATACTTTTGTTAATGCGAAAGGTTGCGATAGTTTCTTGTATCTGCATTTGACAGTCAATGACACCACTAAAAAAGATTCCTTCCTCGCTATCTGTCGCTACAACCCGATCGTATTCAATGGACAGACTTTGAGTATCAGTGGAGTTTATCGAGATACGTTCGTCAATGTCCGAGGGTGCGATAGTTTCCTCTATCTGCATTTGACCGTGAATGATACTTCGCGCAAAGATAGCTTCCGAACGATTTGCAAAAATCAACCGATTATTTTCAATGGAAATAGTTTGAATATTTCTGGAATTTATCGTGACACTTTCGTCAATTCAAAAGGTTGTGATAGCTTTTTGGTTCTGAACTTGACAGTCAATGACACGACCAAAAAAGATAGCTTTAGAACGATTTGCAAAAATCAGTCAATGGTATTTAATGGACAAACGTTGAGTACCACAGGCGTCTATCGTGATACCTTCATGAACTCTAAGGGCTGCGATAGCTTCTTGTACTTGCATTTGACCGTCAACGATACTACCCGAAAGGATAGCTTTAGAACTATTTGTAAAAATCAGTCAGTGGTATTTAATGGACAAACCTTGAATACCACAGGCGTCTATCGTGATACCTTCATGAACTCAAAAGGCTGCGATAGCTTTTTGGTTTTGAACTTGACAGTCAATGATACCACGAAAAAAGATTCCTTCCTCGCTATCTGTCGTTACAACCCAATCGTATTCAATGGACAGACTTTAAATACCAATGGTGTTTATCGAGATACGTTCGTCAATGCCCGAGGTTGCGATAGTTTCCTCTATCTGCATTTAACTGTGAATGATACTTCGCGCAAAGATAGCTTCCGAACAATTTGCAAAAATCAACCGATTATTTTCAATGGAAATAGTTTGAATATTTCTGGAGTGTATCGAGATACTTTTGTTAATGCTAAAAGCTGCGATAGCTTTTTGGTTTTGAACTTGACAGTCAATGATACGACCAAAAAAGATAGTTTTAGAACTATTTGTAAAAATCAATCGGTGGTGTTTAATGGACAAACTTTGAATAATAGTGGCGTCTATCGTGATACTTTCGTTAACTCAAAAGGCTGTGATAGCTTCTTGTACTTGCATTTGACCGTCAACGATACTACTCGCAAAGATAGTTTCAAAACCATTTGTAGAAATCAATCGGTAGTATTTAATGGAAATATTCTCAATACAACAGGTGTCTATCGAGATACTTTTGTGAACTCAAAAGGCTGCGATAGCTTTTTGGTTTTGAACTTGACAGTCAATGATACCACCAAAAAAGATTCCTTCCTCGCTATCTGTCGCTACAATCCGATTGTATTTAATGGACAGACTTTGAGTACTAGTGGGGTTTATCGAGATACGTTCGTCAATGCCCGAGGTTGCGATAGTTTCCTCTATCTGCATTTAACTGTGAATGACACTTCGCGCAAAGATAGCTTCCGAACAATTTGCAAAAATCAACCGATTATTTTCAATGGAAATAGTTTGAATGTTTCTGGAATGTATCGTGACACTTTCGTAAATTCAAAAGGCTGCGATAGCTTTTTAGTTTTGAACTTGACCGTCAATGATACGACCCGAAAAGATAGCTTTAGAACGATTTGTAAAAATCAAATGGTGACTTTCAATGGACAGAATCTCAACACTACAGGTATTTACAAAGATACATTTACAAACTCTAAAGGTTGTGATAGCTTCTTTTATCTGCATTTGACCGTCAACGATACTACCCGAAAAGATAGTTTCAAAACCATTTGTAAAAATCAATCGGTGGTGTTTAATGGAAATATTCTCAATACTACAGGTATATATAAAGATACTTTTGTTAATGCGAAAGGCTGTGATAGTTTTTTGGTGCTGCATTTAACCGTCAATGATACCACAAATTATTTCTTTACGAAAAGTATATGCCAAGGTGATAGTTTTTATTTCAATAGTAACTTCCGTTTAAATAGTGGAAATTTCAAGGATACACTAATAAATATAGCTGGTTGTGATAGCTTTGTTTATCTTCAACTTACTGTAAATCCATTGCCCATAGCCAATGCAGGAAGAGATACTATAAGAATAAATTGTTCAGGAGATAGTGTTCAGCTCGGATCTGCCTCTATACCAAATCATAGCTATCGGTGGTTCCCCGACCTTAATTTAAGTAATGGTAGAATTGCTCAGCCCTATTCAAAGGTCGCAAACACAACGACTTATTATATGACTATTATGAATGACATAACTAATTGTGAAAATACAGATACTATCAAAATTACAGTTCGTGAAAGCCAAATGGTAGTCGAGTCTATAACATATAATCTCAAATGTAAAAACAGCCGAGACGGTATGATAAACTTACAAGCGAAAAAAGGGTTTGCTCCTTATCAATATAAGCTTTCCCAAATGGTCTATCAAGATTCAGGCTTGTTCAAAAATTTACCTGCGGGCTTTAACCAATATACTGTGAGGGATATGAAGAGTTGTTTGTTTTCTGATACATTTAGCCTTGCAGAACCCACCGCTATCGAGACAGTAAGTAAAATTCGGAAACATTTGACTTGCTATCAAAGTAATGATGGTGAGATAGAAATAATAATTTCTGGAGGAACTCCTCCTTATAGTTATCTATGGACTCCGAGCGGAGATAAAGACAGTGTTCTTAAAAATCTATCTGCTACCACTTACAGTTTAGTTTTACTTGACTCAAACAAATGCTATTACACGGATACGGTAGTATTGAGCGAACCACCGCCCATTGTGATTCAAGATACTATTCAAAAAAGAAATCCATGCTTTGGTGATTCCTTAGGAAGTATCGAAGTGAAATTAGCAGGTGGAACTCAACCCTATCGTTATTTATGGTCCAACGGTAAACGGGAACCTAAAATTCAAAATTTGAAACAGGACACTTTTTATTTAAAGGTTACGGATACAAACAATTGTATAGAAAACTTTAAAATTCCTTTAATAAAAGATCCGATGCCTCTTTTATTTGATAGTTTAGGCAGTGAAATGCTCAATTGTCAAGATTTCACTAATATCAACCTGAGTGGTATAGGTGGAACCAAACCTTATGTCTATAGTATAGATTCTGGTATATCATTTAGATCACAAAAAATATTTAGAGTATCCGAGGCTAGATTGTATCATGTTCAAATAATGGATGCGAATAAATGTCTCACTAGAGATACACATCGTGTAAAGGGAACAGAAAAAATAGAAATAGAAGTATATCCAAAAGATACCGTAGTGGGAATGGGAGAGCCTGTCGAGTTAGGTTATAGATATATCAAAGGTGATTCAACCAAGGTGCAATCTTTTATTTGGAAACCTGGAGATGGTTTGAGTTGCACAGATTGTCGAAACCCTATTGCTACTCCTTATGTACCAATGATATATACTATAGAAGTAATCTATAATGACAATTGTTATCACTCAGATAATGCTCGCATTCGACATACCCTAGATGAATTATTTATTCCAAATGCCTTTTCTCCAGATGGACCAAATATTGAAAATCAAACTTTACGAATTTACTCCAACAATATATACAAAGCTAAGTTGAGTATATTTAATCGGTGGGGAGAGAAAATCTTTGAATCACTTGAAGCACACAGAATTGGCTGGGATGGCACATATAAAGGTAAGAAATTAAACTATGATGTCTTTGTATATTCTGCTGAAATCATTTATTTAAGTGGAAGAAAAGTGGTTAAATCTGGTGAGGTTACCTTAATTAGATAA
- the menA gene encoding 1,4-dihydroxy-2-naphthoate octaprenyltransferase, translated as MSQFKSILHASRLRTLPLALSCVITGNAMAFYLGAFQWRIFILTILTTLLLQIISNFSNDIGDSEKGTDNAERIGPQRTIQSGILTPDELKKILKITIALALLSGITLILNSNILWWEKLILFLLGLISLWAADNYTKGNIAYGYRAYGDIFVFLFFGILGVVGSMFLNVHQLNNAAVLPAIGIGCLTTSILHLNNLRDMINDAKYGKITMAIQFGYENSRIYFIILILIGIFSWAGYVFTQNITNWFSYAYWIGFIPFIFILLKFLKIKELKDFDLLLKPTALATFFLSILFFISQVL; from the coding sequence ATGAGTCAGTTCAAGTCTATTCTCCACGCCTCACGATTGCGAACCTTACCCTTAGCCTTATCATGTGTCATTACCGGAAATGCTATGGCATTTTATTTGGGAGCTTTTCAGTGGCGTATTTTTATCTTGACTATCCTTACCACTTTGCTATTGCAGATTATATCCAATTTTTCAAATGATATTGGTGACAGTGAAAAAGGTACAGATAATGCTGAACGTATAGGTCCACAAAGGACTATACAGAGTGGGATACTAACTCCTGACGAACTAAAAAAGATACTAAAAATTACAATAGCTCTGGCATTGCTTTCTGGTATTACCCTCATTCTCAATTCAAATATTTTATGGTGGGAAAAGCTTATATTATTTCTCCTTGGACTAATTTCTTTGTGGGCTGCAGATAATTATACCAAAGGAAATATTGCATATGGTTATCGTGCATATGGTGATATTTTTGTGTTTCTATTTTTCGGAATACTTGGTGTTGTTGGCTCCATGTTTCTCAATGTACATCAACTAAATAATGCCGCCGTTCTTCCAGCAATAGGCATAGGTTGCTTGACCACAAGTATTTTGCACCTCAATAACCTTCGAGATATGATCAATGATGCTAAATATGGTAAAATAACTATGGCAATTCAGTTTGGTTATGAAAATTCAAGAATTTATTTTATTATTTTGATTCTCATCGGAATCTTTAGTTGGGCTGGATATGTGTTTACACAAAATATTACCAATTGGTTTAGCTATGCCTATTGGATTGGATTTATTCCTTTTATTTTTATTCTCTTAAAATTTTTAAAGATAAAAGAACTCAAAGACTTTGATTTATTACTCAAACCTACTGCATTGGCTACTTTCTTTTTGTCTATATTATTTTTCATTTCACAAGTTTTATAA